From the Desulfurobacteriaceae bacterium genome, one window contains:
- a CDS encoding thiamine biosynthesis protein ThiS, producing the protein MGKILVEIGNCVKEVEIKRKSIRVDRLLELLGIYPETAVVVKDGELLCDDEKITDGEKVKVVIATSKG; encoded by the coding sequence ATGGGCAAAATTTTAGTAGAAATTGGAAACTGTGTAAAAGAAGTGGAAATAAAAAGAAAAAGTATTAGAGTAGACAGACTCTTAGAACTTTTAGGAATTTATCCAGAAACAGCGGTTGTTGTGAAAGATGGTGAGCTCCTTTGTGATGATGAGAAGATAACAGATGGAGAAAAGGTAAAAGTTGTAATTGCTACTTCTAAAGGATAG
- the ruvX gene encoding Holliday junction resolvase RuvX codes for MKRVMALDVGFKKIGVAVSDPLLLTARPYTIIYRKSNKETFKELLKIIDDLNVGKVLISIPINSQGEITKIGEKFKKFANKFSEYLKSIGKEIEIEFVDESYSTLEAKELYKTLGKKEKDELDDVAAALLLKEWLEKKSSTS; via the coding sequence ATGAAACGGGTTATGGCACTAGATGTTGGATTCAAGAAAATAGGTGTTGCCGTTTCAGATCCACTCCTTTTAACAGCGAGACCTTATACAATAATATACAGAAAAAGTAACAAAGAAACCTTTAAAGAACTTCTAAAAATCATAGATGATCTTAACGTTGGAAAAGTTTTAATAAGCATTCCCATAAACTCTCAAGGGGAAATAACAAAGATAGGAGAAAAGTTTAAGAAATTCGCAAACAAATTTAGCGAGTATTTAAAAAGTATTGGAAAAGAAATAGAAATTGAGTTTGTTGATGAATCTTATTCCACTTTAGAAGCAAAGGAACTATACAAAACTTTAGGGAAGAAAGAAAAAGACGAACTTGACGACGTTGCAGCAGCACTTCTTTTAAAAGAGTGGCTTGAAAAGAAAAGTTCCACCTCTTGA
- the hslV gene encoding ATP-dependent protease subunit HslV has product MNFHATTICAVLRDGKVAMAGDGQVTLGNTIFKNGARKVRKIYGGRVLVGFAGSVADAFSLLERFEDKLQTFSGNLLKSAVELAKDWRTDRVLRRLEAMLLVADRTKILLISGNGDVIEPDIPVMAIGSGGAYAQAAATALYENTDLSAKEIALKSLEIAGKICVYTNTNIVVEELE; this is encoded by the coding sequence ATGAACTTTCATGCTACAACCATTTGCGCAGTCTTAAGAGATGGAAAAGTTGCAATGGCTGGAGACGGTCAGGTAACTCTTGGAAATACAATCTTTAAGAATGGTGCAAGGAAAGTAAGAAAAATTTATGGTGGAAGAGTTTTAGTGGGTTTTGCTGGTTCTGTTGCCGATGCTTTTTCTCTCTTAGAAAGATTTGAAGATAAACTACAAACTTTCAGTGGAAATCTTTTAAAGTCTGCAGTAGAACTTGCAAAAGATTGGAGAACCGATAGAGTTTTAAGACGCCTTGAAGCTATGCTTTTAGTCGCCGATAGAACAAAAATTCTCTTAATTTCAGGTAATGGAGATGTAATAGAACCGGATATTCCTGTAATGGCTATCGGTTCTGGAGGAGCTTACGCTCAAGCAGCTGCAACTGCACTTTATGAAAATACGGATCTTTCTGCTAAAGAGATAGCACTAAAATCTCTTGAAATAGCTGGGAAAATCTGCGTCTATACCAACACAAATATCGTAGTAGAAGAACTCGAATAA
- the hslU gene encoding ATP-dependent protease ATPase subunit HslU → MFGKLFGKGDEKKKETISEKFLTPKEIVKELDKYIIGQKEAKKAVAIALRNRWRRQRLPEDMRDEVAPKNIIMIGPTGVGKTEIARRLAKLVKAPFIKVEATKFTEVGYVGRDVESIIRDLVEIAINMVKEEKMEAVMERAKELAYDRLAEIMVPEPQDQKQSIQNLFDVFLSPQKAQDYDLEKEKARIKDERNRIKKLLKEGKLDDEIVEIAVTVETPSVNVIGVGGDLANLQDMLSSIFPKPKKLRKMKAKEALRYLAQEEAQKLIDMDEVIREAIDRVENQGIVFIDEIDKVAARSGGKGPDVSREGVQRDLLPIVEGSKVSTKYGLVRTDHILFIAAGAFHIAKPSDLLPELQGRFPIRVELKPLTKEDFVKILTEPK, encoded by the coding sequence ATGTTTGGAAAACTTTTTGGAAAGGGTGATGAGAAGAAGAAGGAAACAATTAGTGAAAAGTTTTTAACTCCTAAAGAAATAGTAAAAGAACTTGATAAATACATTATTGGTCAAAAAGAAGCCAAGAAAGCAGTAGCAATAGCTTTAAGGAATAGATGGAGAAGACAAAGACTTCCAGAAGATATGAGAGACGAAGTAGCTCCGAAAAACATAATAATGATTGGGCCAACAGGAGTTGGAAAAACGGAAATAGCAAGAAGACTAGCAAAACTTGTAAAAGCTCCATTTATAAAAGTTGAGGCTACAAAATTTACAGAAGTTGGATACGTTGGAAGGGACGTTGAATCCATAATAAGGGACTTAGTGGAAATAGCCATTAATATGGTCAAAGAAGAAAAGATGGAAGCTGTTATGGAAAGGGCTAAAGAACTGGCTTACGATAGACTTGCCGAAATTATGGTTCCTGAACCTCAAGACCAAAAACAGTCTATTCAAAATCTCTTTGATGTATTCTTATCTCCTCAAAAAGCTCAAGATTATGACCTAGAAAAAGAAAAAGCAAGAATAAAAGATGAAAGGAACAGAATAAAAAAACTCCTAAAAGAAGGAAAACTTGACGATGAAATCGTTGAAATAGCCGTTACTGTTGAAACTCCAAGTGTAAACGTAATAGGAGTTGGTGGAGACTTAGCAAACCTTCAGGATATGCTCTCTTCTATTTTCCCAAAACCTAAAAAACTTAGAAAAATGAAGGCGAAAGAAGCTCTTCGCTATTTAGCACAGGAAGAAGCCCAAAAGCTTATAGATATGGACGAGGTCATAAGAGAAGCAATAGATAGAGTTGAAAATCAAGGAATAGTTTTCATAGATGAAATAGATAAGGTAGCAGCAAGAAGCGGTGGAAAAGGTCCTGACGTTTCAAGAGAGGGTGTTCAAAGAGACCTTCTACCGATAGTTGAAGGAAGCAAAGTATCAACAAAGTATGGTTTAGTGAGAACTGATCACATTCTTTTTATTGCAGCTGGTGCTTTCCACATCGCCAAACCTTCAGATTTACTCCCTGAACTTCAAGGAAGATTCCCAATAAGGGTTGAATTAAAACCTTTAACAAAAGAAGATTTTGTGAAGATACTTACAGAACCAAAAA
- a CDS encoding HslU--HslV peptidase ATPase subunit, producing ALTKQYKALLETEGVEIEFTPDGIEEIARIAEEANTKAENIGARRLHTVMEKLLEDISFDAPEMKGQKIIIDREYVRGKLEGIIESEDLTKYIL from the coding sequence CGCACTTACCAAGCAGTACAAAGCTCTTCTTGAAACTGAAGGAGTAGAAATAGAATTTACTCCAGACGGCATAGAGGAAATTGCAAGAATAGCTGAAGAAGCCAATACAAAAGCTGAAAACATTGGTGCAAGAAGACTCCATACAGTAATGGAAAAACTTTTAGAAGATATTTCTTTCGATGCTCCTGAAATGAAAGGACAAAAAATCATCATAGATAGAGAATATGTAAGAGGAAAACTAGAAGGCATCATAGAAAGCGAAGACCTTACAAAGTACATCCTCTAA
- a CDS encoding Xaa-Pro peptidase family protein produces the protein MHEKIISKIRSLGCDGYVSFDSAENYYLTGFSSSFGVSVLFSSGDCIFFTDGRYFEKAKEELKNWNVRLFKTWNEFFKDEKVKRFQKVIVDPSRLKLSTFRKLSSHFEVVEEEGFLNEFRVIKTQEEISLITRAINIAEISLKSVLHLLKPGITEKEFRKELLNAFFKFGGEGEAFEIIVASGKGSTIPHWKTSNKEIKDGDVVIIDFGTVYRGYVSDITRTFLIGNVPYEIKRIYEVVKEAQEIGIKALKAGKACKEVDLIVRNYIEERGYGEYFVHSTGHGIGVEVHEAPILSKRSVEVLKEGMVVTVEPGIYIPELGGVRIEDNCLITEDGCFVLSDLEK, from the coding sequence ATGCACGAAAAAATTATTTCCAAGATAAGGTCTTTAGGCTGTGATGGATATGTTTCTTTTGATAGTGCAGAGAATTATTATCTAACCGGTTTTTCTTCCTCTTTTGGTGTTTCTGTTCTTTTTTCAAGTGGAGATTGTATATTTTTTACCGATGGACGATACTTTGAAAAAGCAAAAGAAGAACTAAAAAATTGGAACGTTAGACTTTTTAAAACGTGGAATGAATTTTTTAAAGACGAGAAAGTAAAGAGATTCCAAAAAGTTATAGTTGATCCTTCAAGATTAAAGCTTTCTACCTTTAGAAAGCTATCTTCCCATTTTGAGGTAGTAGAAGAAGAAGGTTTCTTAAATGAGTTCAGAGTTATTAAAACCCAAGAAGAAATCTCCTTAATAACACGTGCCATAAACATTGCTGAAATTTCTTTAAAAAGTGTTCTACACTTACTTAAACCAGGAATAACGGAAAAAGAATTTAGAAAAGAACTTCTTAATGCTTTCTTTAAGTTTGGAGGAGAAGGAGAGGCTTTTGAAATAATTGTTGCAAGCGGTAAAGGAAGCACGATACCACACTGGAAAACTTCAAATAAAGAAATAAAGGACGGAGATGTGGTAATTATTGACTTTGGAACTGTTTACAGAGGTTATGTTTCAGATATTACAAGAACTTTTTTAATTGGAAATGTTCCTTATGAAATAAAAAGAATTTATGAAGTTGTTAAAGAAGCTCAAGAAATTGGAATTAAAGCCTTGAAAGCGGGAAAAGCTTGTAAAGAGGTTGACCTTATAGTCAGAAACTATATAGAAGAGAGAGGATATGGCGAGTATTTTGTCCATTCTACAGGCCACGGAATAGGAGTAGAAGTTCACGAAGCCCCAATCCTTTCAAAAAGATCAGTAGAAGTTTTAAAAGAAGGAATGGTTGTAACTGTTGAACCGGGAATTTACATCCCAGAACTAGGAGGAGTAAGAATAGAAGATAATTGTTTAATTACTGAGGACGGGTGTTTTGTATTAAGTGATTTGGAGAAGTAA